The Xanthomonas sontii genomic sequence CAGCCGCAGGTCCTGGTAGTCGCCGCCCTGGCGGGTGGCGATGTTGAAGTTGCCGCCGATGTTGTGCAGGCCGTAACGCGGATCGTTGGTGCCGCGCACCACCTCGATGTAGGCGATCTCCAGCGGGAAGATCATGTCGATGAAGCGTTGGTTGCCGCTGTTGACGTTGCTCGGCACGCCGTCGATCAGCACCTTGATGCCGTTGATGTAGCCCTCGCCGTTGAAAGCGCGGAAGGTGACCTTGCCGGACTCGGCACCCTGCCTGGTTTCGGTGAGCTGCATGCCGGGCATCTGCCCCAGCAACTCCCAGCTGTTCATGACCTGCTTGTCGGCGATCTGCTCGCTGCCGAGCACGTCGACCGAGCTGAGGATGTTGCGCGTGGACAGCGAGGCGGCGCTGTGGCGCCGCGCTTCCACGGTGCCGAGCGTGGTGGTGGTGTCAGGTGTCGTCTGCGCGGCGCCGTCGCCGGCCGCGAGCCCGGCCAGCACGGCGAGGGCATGGGTGTAGGTCTTCATGATGGCTGCGGACAAGGGGAGTGGAGACTGGCGGCAGCGGCTGGGCTGCGGGCGAGCGGGTGGTACGCGGTCCGACATACGAACGCGGCCCCGGTCAAGTGATGTTATATCATTTCGTTAAGGAGTTGTCGGAATCCGCCTGCCGGTCGACGCGACAGGCGTCCGTCCCGCCCGTGCGGCAGAGGGCCTTCGCCGCACGGGCGCGCGCGAGACGGGATGTGGCGGGGCCGCGCGGAGCGGCCCCGCGGCCGTTCAGGCCGGTTGTCGCGCGACCTGGAAGCCGGCGAAGGACTGCGTCACCGGCATGATTTCCAATCGATTGATGTTCAGATGCGGCGGCAGCGTCGCCACCCAGAAGATCTGTTCGGCGATGTCCTCGGCGGTCATCGGCTGCGCACCCTGGTAGAGCGTGTCCGAGGCCTTCTGGTCGCCATGGGTGCGGACCAGGGTGAACTCGGTCTCGGCCATGCCGGGTTCGATCGCGGTGACGCGCACGCCGGTGCCATGCAGATCCGAGCGCAGGCCCAGCGAGAACTGGCTGACGAAGGCCTTGGTGCCGCCGTAGGTGTTGCCGCCGGGGTAGGGATACAGCGCGGCGACCGAGCTGATGTTGATGATCGCGCCGCGGCGCTGGATCAGCGTCGGCAGCAGGCGATGGGTCAGCGTCACCAGCGCGGTGATGTTGGTGTCGATCATCGTGCGCCAGTCGTCCAGTTGCGCGGCCTGCGCCGGCGCGGTGCCCTGGGCCAGGCCAGCGTTGTTGACCAGCAGGTCGATGCCGCGGAACGCCTCGGGCAGCGCCGCCAGCATCGCGTCCAGCGCGTCGGTGTCGCGGATGTCGAAGGCGGCGATGTGCACGCGCTCGGCGCCGAAGGCGTCCAGCAGCGGCTGCAGGCGCTCGGCGCGGCGGCCGGTGGCGATCACGCGCCAGCCGGCATCGACGAAGCGGCGCACGGCGGCAGCGCCGAAACCGGAGGTGGCGCCGGTGATCAGGGCGGTCTGAGTCATTGGGGGGCCGGAAATAGGGAGTGGGGAATCGGGAATGGTAAAAGCAAAACCCGGTCGCGCGCGTCGACGGCGCGTGTGCCCGCGGGGGAAGTCGGCTTCGATGATCGATGACGCGCCAGCGCGGCGCGACGGCTCGCGGGTCCGAAGCGCCTTCAAGCCTCGTCCCGCAGAACGGGACGTGCTCGCGTCCCCATTCCAGATTCCCTGGCGACTAAGTCTTTTGCGTAGTCGCCGGCAGCACGCTGCCGTGGAACTGCAACACCATATCAAGCCAACGCGGCCCAATGTCAGCAGCGACAACGCTTCCACGCACGTACAGGTGAAAACGGCAAGAAAGCCGCTTCACCCATTCCCCAATCCCGGCTCTACTGCGCCTTGATCGCGATCGCCGACAGCCCGCTGCCGTTCAACTTCTGCTTGGCCTCGGCCAGTTCGCTGGCGGTGCCGTACGGCCCCATGCGCACGCGATAGACGGTCTTGCCGCTGATCTGCGCCGATTCCACGCGCGCCGACAGGCCCAGCATCGCCAGCTTGGCCTTGGTCGACTCGGCATCGCCGGAGGCGCCGAACGAGCCGGCCTGCAGGATGTAGCGCGCGTTGTCGGGCGCGGCCGCCGCCGCGGCAGTCGTCGGTGCGGTGGTTGCGGCCGGCGTTGCCGTGGTGGCCGCCGGTTTGGCGGCGGCGGGGGCGCTGGCGGCCGCGCTCGGCGTCTCCGGCAGCGGGGTCGGGTTGGCCGCCGTCGCGGTCGGTGCGGTGGCGACCGCGGCCGGAGTGGTGCCGGTGGCGGCCGTGCCTGCAGCGGCCTGCGCCTTGGCCTGGCGAATGGCCTCGGCGCGCGCGCTGGCGGCCAGTTCGGCGTCGGACATCTGCACTTCCTTGCCGGGCAGCAGGGTGTAGAAGTCGTACTGGGTCTGCGCGTCCTTCTTCGCTTCCGGCTTGGTGCTGCCGGCCGCGTTGGCGGCGGGCTTGGGCAGGTCCGGGGCCGCATCGACGTCGGCATCTGCCACCGGCGCCGGTTGCGCGTCCGGATTGGCGCGCGGGCCGCCCACGCGCAGGAAGTCGCCGTCCTTCTTGAACAGCCCCGGCGCGCCGAGGAACACCACCGCGGCGATCGCCGCGCCGGCGATCAGCCACACCCACCCGGGCGTGCCGTTGCCGCTGTTGCGCCGGGCCTGGGTCTTACCGCGTCGTGCTGCCATTTACCGCTTCTCCACTCACATTTTTTCCGGGGCCGAGACGCCCAGGAGATTCAGACCGTTCGCCAGCACCTGCTGCGCCGCCACCGCCAGGGTCAGCTTGGCGTTGCGTTCGCCGGCGTCGTCCACCAGCACCGGGGTGCCGTGGTACCAGGTGTGGAAGGCCGTCGCCAGTTCGCGCAGGTATTGCGCGATCAGGTGCGGCTCCAGCGCATGCCCCGCATTCTCCACCACTTCCGGGTAGCGCGAGAGTTCCTGCATCAGTTCCAGCGAGGTCGCGTCGCTGAGCCGGTTCAGTTGCGCCTGGCCATCGGCCTGGTCGTAGTCCAGCTTCTTCTCCTGCGCCTGGCGCAGCAGGCTGCACACCCGGGCATGCGCGTACTGCACGTAGAACACCGGGTTGTCGTTGCTCTGTTGGCGCGCCAGGTCGATGTCGAAGGTGAGCTGGGAATCGGGCTTGCGCGCGATCAGGAACCAGCGCGTGGCGTCGCGGCCGGCTTCCTCGATCAGGTCGCGCAGGGTCAGGTAGCTGCCGGCGCGCTTGGACAGCTTCACTTCCTCGCCGCCGCGCATCACCGTGACCATCTGGTGCAGCACGTACTCCGGCCAACCCTTGGGGATGCCCAGGTCCATCGCCTGCAGGCCGGCACGCACGCGCGCCAGCGAGCCGTGGTGGTCGGCGCCCAGTTCGGTGATGGCGCGCACGTAGCCGCGCTGCCACTTGCTCAGGTGGTAGGCCACGTCCGGCACGAAGTAGGTGTAGCTGCCGTCGGACTTGCGCATCACGCGGTCCTTGTCGTCGCCGAAATCGGTGGATTTCAGCCACAGCGCGCCGCCCTCTTCGTAGGTATGCCCGGAGGTGATCAGCTTCTGCACCGCCTCCTCGACCTTGCCGTCGCGGTACAGCGAGCTTTCCAGGAAGTAGATGTCGAAATCCACGCCGAACGCGGCCAGGTCGTGGTTCTGCTCGTTGCGCAGATAGGCCACGGCGAAGCGGCGGATCGCATCGAGGTCCTGCGGATCCTTGGCGCCGGTGACCACATGGCCTTCCAGGTCGACCGCGGCGCCGGCCATGTAGGCGTCGGCCACGTCCTGGATGTAGTCGCCGCGGTAGCCTTCTTCCGGCCAGTCGGGGCTGTCGGGCGTCTTGCCCAAAGCGCGCGCCTGCACCGAGCGCGCCAGGTTCTCGATCTGGTTGCCGCCGTCGTTGTAGTAGAACTCGCGCTTGGCATTCCAGCCGTTGGCCTCGAGCAGACGCGCCAGGCAGTCGCCGATGGCCGCCGCGCGGCCGTGGCCGACGTGCAGCGGCCCGGTCGGGTTGGCCGAGACGTACTCCACGCCCACGGTGCGGCCGTTGCCGACCAGGCTGCGGCCGTAGTCCTCGCCCTGCTTGAGCACCGCCAGCACCTCGCGCTGGTAGGCGCCGGGACCGAGATGGAAATTGATGAAGCCGGGGCCGGCGATCTCGACCTTGCTGACGTCGTCGTTGGCCGGCAGCGCGTCCACCAGCTGCTGGGCGAGGGCGCGCGGATTGGTGCGCGCGGCCTTGGCCAGCAGCATCGCCGCGTTGGTGGCGAAGTCGCCGTGCTCGCGGGTCTTGGGCCGCTCGACCACGAAGTCCGGCGGCAGGGTGTCGGCCGGCAGGGTGCCATTGGCGCGCAAGGCTTCGATGCCTTGACCGATCAGGGCGCGGAGTTGGGATTTCACGAGATCTCTGCTTGAAGCGCGGAACCGGCGATTTTACCCGACCCGCCGCCTCCCGGCCCGTCCCGGGTTCAGCCCGACCTCAGCCGCGATGCCGCGACGCCGCGACGCCGCGACCAGCATGCGCCTGGGGCCTGGGCCGGCTGACCGCCCGCGTGGCCTGGAGCCGGCCTTGCCGGGATCGGCGTCCGGCGACATGGCACGCCCGGCCGCCGCCTCGGTTCAGGCCCAGCCGCGCGAGGCCATCGAGACAGGTACGCCGTCGCCGACGATGAAGTGGTCGAGCAGGCGCACGTCGATCAGGTCCAGCGCCTGTTTCAGCCGCTCGGTGACGGCGCGGTCGGCGGGCGAGGGTTCCGGGTTTCCGGACGGGTGGTTGTGGCCGATGATCACCGCGGCGGCGTTGAGCGTGAGCGCACGCCGCACCACCTCGCGCGGATGCACCTCGGCGCCGTCCAGCGTGCCCTGGAACAGCTCCTCGAACGCCAGCCAGCGGTGCCGGGTGTCCAGGAACAGCGCGGCGAACACCTCGTACGGCCGCGCCCGCAAGCGTTGCGCGAAGTAGCGGCCGGCGGTGATCGGATTGCTGAGGGTGTCGCCGCGCTGCAGTTCCGCGGCCAGGTGGCGCTGGCCCAGCTCCAGCGCCGCCGACAGCTGGCAGGCGCGCGCCGGGCCCAGCCCGGGCAGGCGTACCAGGTCGCCGGGCGACCGGTCCAGCAGCGTGCGCAACGGCCCGTGCCGCTGCAGCAGGTCGCGCGAGGTGCGCACCGCGTCGCTGCCGGGCAGGCCGGAGCCGAGAAAGATCGCCAGCAGTTCGGCGTCGGAAAGGGCCCGGGGACCGCGTGCCAGCAGCTTTTCCCGGGGACGTTCTTCGCAGGGCCAGTCGGAGATGTGCATATCGCCAGGGTGCCGGCCGACATGGCGCAACGGTATCAGGCCGCCAAAAACCATCGGGTAAGCTAATCGTCCTTGTATGGGTAGGACATTCCCGACGTGACCGCGATTTTCGAGAGGCCCCTTCTGGGGCGACGTGTGCTGTTGTGCGTCGGCGGGGGAATCGCCGCCTACAAGGCGCTGGAATTGGTGCGGCGCCTGCGCGACGCCGGCGCCGAGGTGCAGGTGGCGATGACCGCCGGCGCGCAGCAGTTCGTCACCCCGCTGAGCTTCCAGGCGCTGTCCGGCCATCTCACCCGCACCACGCTGTGGGACAGTGGCGCCGAGCAGGCGATGGGTCACCTGGAACTGGCCCGCTGGGCCGAGCAGGTGGTGGTGGCCCCGGCCACTGCCGACCTGCTGGCGCGCCTGGCGCACGGGCTGGCCGACGATCTGGTGGGCACGCTGTGCCTGGCCAGCACCGCACCGCTCACCGTGTGCCCGGCGATGAACCACCGCATGTGGCTGCACCCGGCCACCCAGGCCAACATCGCCACCCTGCGCGCGCGCGGCGCACAGGTGGTCGGCCCGAACGATGGCCCGCTGGCCGAAGGCGAGTCCGGCCCCGGTCGCCTGGCCGAACCGGAGCAGATCGTCGCCGCGCTCGTTGGGCGCACCGACCAGAACGCCGCGTCGGCCAAGCCGGCCGCGGCCGCCGTCCCGGCGCGTTCCGGCGCTGGCACCGGCACTGCCGCCCTGCGCGGCCTGCGCGTGGTGATCAGTGCCGGCCCCACCTACGAAGACCTGGATCCGGTGCGCTACCTGGGCAACCGCAGCAGCGGCAAGATGGGGTACGCGCTGGCCGCGGCCGCGGTCCGGCAAGGCGCCGAGGTGGTGCTGGTCAGCGGCCCGGTGCATTTGTCTACGCCCGACGGCGTGCAGCGCATCGATGTGCGCTCGGCCGCGCAGATGCGCGAGGCGGTGCTCGGCGCGCTGCCGGCGGACATCTACATCGGCACCGCGGCGGTCGCCGATTACACGCCAAAACAGGTGGCGGCGCAGAAGATCAAGAAGAGCGGCGAGACGCTCACCCTCGAACTGACCCGCACTCCGGACATCCTGGCCGAGGTCGCCGCGCAGACCCAGGCGCTGAAGCTGGTGGTCGGCTTCGCCGCCGAGACCCACGACATCGAGCGCTATGCCCGTGGCAAACTCGCCGACAAGCACCTGGACCTGATCGTGGCCAACCGGGTGGGGGTGGCCGGCAACGGCTTCGAGAGCGACCAGAACGCGGCCACCGCCTATTGGCAGGATGGCGAACGCGACTTCCCGGCGGTCTCCAAGACGCAGCTGGCCGAACAACTGCTGGACCTGATCGCGCAGAGGCTGCACGCATGAGCACTCCCACGCCCTATCCGCTGCAGGTGAAGCTGCTGGATCCGCGCTTCGGCGACAGCTGGCCGCTGCCCGACTACGCCACCGAAGCCAGCGCCGGGCTCGACCTGCGCGCGGCCACCGAGGCGCCGCTGACCCTGGCGCCGGGCGACACCGCGCTGATCCCCAGCGGCCTGTCCATCTACATCGCCGATCCGCAGCTGTGCGCGGTGGTGCTGCCGCGCTCGGGCCTGGGCCACCGCCACGGCATCGTGCTCGGCAACGGCACCGGCCTGATCGACGCCGATTACCAGGGGCCGCTGCTGATCAGCGTCTGGAACCGCGGCCGCGAGGACTTCACCATCGCCCCCGGCGACCGCATCGCGCAGCTGGTGGTGATGCCGGTCGTGCGTGTCGCCCTGCAGGTGGTGGATACTTTCGCCGACAGCGCCAGGGGAACGGGTGGATTCGGCCATACCGGAGTGCGCTGACAGGGGATCGTCTGCATGAGCGAGGCAACACAAGCGCGGCCGGTGCCGCAGGGTTTGCGCAAGGTGGCGCCTCTGCTGACGGTGCTGCTGGTGCTGTTGGTGGTCTGGTTCGGCTGGAGCGGGGTCGAGCAATGGCGCGCCGAGCAGGCCGCCGCCACCCTGGAGCAGGCGCGCGATGCCGCGGTGACGCAGACCCAGCAGGCGCTGGCGGGCGTGGGCAAACGCCTGTCCGAACGCCTGCAGCAGCCGGCCGTGCAGGCGGCCCTGCGCCGCGGCGACGCCGCGGCCGCCGCCCAGGCGCTGCGTGCGGACTGGGCGCAGGCCGAGGACGCGCAGGTGCTGCCGGCCGACCTGGAGCCGGGCTACACCGATGCGGCGCACTTCGGCTACGGCCGCCTGGCGCTGCTGGAGAAGGCCCTGATGACCGGCAAGCTCGCCAGCGCGGTGATCCGCGACGGCGGCGGCCCGCGGCTGGGCCTGGCCGCGCCGGTCTCGCTGGGCGGCAACGCCGGGGTGGTGTATCTGCGCCTGCCACTGGCGCTGCTGACCGACCCGGTTGCGCAGGCATCGGTGCCGGGCACCGGCTATCTGGCCCTGCGCCAGGGCGGCTACGACGTGATCGCCGCCGGCGACAATGCGCTGCACGATCGCGCCGACGCGATGTCGCGCCCGGTCGGCGACAGCGGCCTGCGCATGGTCGCCTCGCTGCCGGATACCGAAGCCGGTCCGCTGGGGCTGGGCGCACTGCCCTGCCTGCTGGTCGCCGCCCTGTGCCTGGTGCTGGGCGCGCTGTTGTTGCTGGCCGCGCGCGGGCGCCTGCCGCAGCCGCGGGTGCGCCGCGCCGGCCCGGCGGTGGCCGAAGAACACACCCTGCAGCAGAGCCTGCAACGCCAGGAGCCGCCCCCGCCGCCTTCGTCCACCGCCGAGGAAACCGCGCCGGCCAAGCCGGTGCCGGCGTTCACGGTGGCGCCGGAGATCTTCCGCGCCTACGACATCCGCGGCGTGGTCGGCCGCGACCTCAGCCCGCAGGTCGCCGCGCTGATCGGCCAGGCGATCGGCGCGGTGATGCAGGAGCAGGGGCTCAACGAGGTGGTGGTCGGCCGCGATGGCCGCCTGTCCGGGCCGGAGCTGTCGGCCGCACTGATCGAAGGCCTGCGCCGCGCCGGCTGCCATGTCACCGACATCGGCCTGGCGCCGACCCCGGTGGTTTACTTCGCCGCCTACCACCTGCGCGCCGGC encodes the following:
- a CDS encoding SDR family NAD(P)-dependent oxidoreductase, giving the protein MTQTALITGATSGFGAAAVRRFVDAGWRVIATGRRAERLQPLLDAFGAERVHIAAFDIRDTDALDAMLAALPEAFRGIDLLVNNAGLAQGTAPAQAAQLDDWRTMIDTNITALVTLTHRLLPTLIQRRGAIINISSVAALYPYPGGNTYGGTKAFVSQFSLGLRSDLHGTGVRVTAIEPGMAETEFTLVRTHGDQKASDTLYQGAQPMTAEDIAEQIFWVATLPPHLNINRLEIMPVTQSFAGFQVARQPA
- a CDS encoding SPOR domain-containing protein gives rise to the protein MAARRGKTQARRNSGNGTPGWVWLIAGAAIAAVVFLGAPGLFKKDGDFLRVGGPRANPDAQPAPVADADVDAAPDLPKPAANAAGSTKPEAKKDAQTQYDFYTLLPGKEVQMSDAELAASARAEAIRQAKAQAAAGTAATGTTPAAVATAPTATAANPTPLPETPSAAASAPAAAKPAATTATPAATTAPTTAAAAAAPDNARYILQAGSFGASGDAESTKAKLAMLGLSARVESAQISGKTVYRVRMGPYGTASELAEAKQKLNGSGLSAIAIKAQ
- the argS gene encoding arginine--tRNA ligase yields the protein MKSQLRALIGQGIEALRANGTLPADTLPPDFVVERPKTREHGDFATNAAMLLAKAARTNPRALAQQLVDALPANDDVSKVEIAGPGFINFHLGPGAYQREVLAVLKQGEDYGRSLVGNGRTVGVEYVSANPTGPLHVGHGRAAAIGDCLARLLEANGWNAKREFYYNDGGNQIENLARSVQARALGKTPDSPDWPEEGYRGDYIQDVADAYMAGAAVDLEGHVVTGAKDPQDLDAIRRFAVAYLRNEQNHDLAAFGVDFDIYFLESSLYRDGKVEEAVQKLITSGHTYEEGGALWLKSTDFGDDKDRVMRKSDGSYTYFVPDVAYHLSKWQRGYVRAITELGADHHGSLARVRAGLQAMDLGIPKGWPEYVLHQMVTVMRGGEEVKLSKRAGSYLTLRDLIEEAGRDATRWFLIARKPDSQLTFDIDLARQQSNDNPVFYVQYAHARVCSLLRQAQEKKLDYDQADGQAQLNRLSDATSLELMQELSRYPEVVENAGHALEPHLIAQYLRELATAFHTWYHGTPVLVDDAGERNAKLTLAVAAQQVLANGLNLLGVSAPEKM
- the radC gene encoding DNA repair protein RadC, whose translation is MHISDWPCEERPREKLLARGPRALSDAELLAIFLGSGLPGSDAVRTSRDLLQRHGPLRTLLDRSPGDLVRLPGLGPARACQLSAALELGQRHLAAELQRGDTLSNPITAGRYFAQRLRARPYEVFAALFLDTRHRWLAFEELFQGTLDGAEVHPREVVRRALTLNAAAVIIGHNHPSGNPEPSPADRAVTERLKQALDLIDVRLLDHFIVGDGVPVSMASRGWA
- the coaBC gene encoding bifunctional phosphopantothenoylcysteine decarboxylase/phosphopantothenate--cysteine ligase CoaBC, which gives rise to MTAIFERPLLGRRVLLCVGGGIAAYKALELVRRLRDAGAEVQVAMTAGAQQFVTPLSFQALSGHLTRTTLWDSGAEQAMGHLELARWAEQVVVAPATADLLARLAHGLADDLVGTLCLASTAPLTVCPAMNHRMWLHPATQANIATLRARGAQVVGPNDGPLAEGESGPGRLAEPEQIVAALVGRTDQNAASAKPAAAAVPARSGAGTGTAALRGLRVVISAGPTYEDLDPVRYLGNRSSGKMGYALAAAAVRQGAEVVLVSGPVHLSTPDGVQRIDVRSAAQMREAVLGALPADIYIGTAAVADYTPKQVAAQKIKKSGETLTLELTRTPDILAEVAAQTQALKLVVGFAAETHDIERYARGKLADKHLDLIVANRVGVAGNGFESDQNAATAYWQDGERDFPAVSKTQLAEQLLDLIAQRLHA
- the dut gene encoding dUTP diphosphatase; the protein is MSTPTPYPLQVKLLDPRFGDSWPLPDYATEASAGLDLRAATEAPLTLAPGDTALIPSGLSIYIADPQLCAVVLPRSGLGHRHGIVLGNGTGLIDADYQGPLLISVWNRGREDFTIAPGDRIAQLVVMPVVRVALQVVDTFADSARGTGGFGHTGVR
- a CDS encoding phosphomannomutase/phosphoglucomutase, whose protein sequence is MSEATQARPVPQGLRKVAPLLTVLLVLLVVWFGWSGVEQWRAEQAAATLEQARDAAVTQTQQALAGVGKRLSERLQQPAVQAALRRGDAAAAAQALRADWAQAEDAQVLPADLEPGYTDAAHFGYGRLALLEKALMTGKLASAVIRDGGGPRLGLAAPVSLGGNAGVVYLRLPLALLTDPVAQASVPGTGYLALRQGGYDVIAAGDNALHDRADAMSRPVGDSGLRMVASLPDTEAGPLGLGALPCLLVAALCLVLGALLLLAARGRLPQPRVRRAGPAVAEEHTLQQSLQRQEPPPPPSSTAEETAPAKPVPAFTVAPEIFRAYDIRGVVGRDLSPQVAALIGQAIGAVMQEQGLNEVVVGRDGRLSGPELSAALIEGLRRAGCHVTDIGLAPTPVVYFAAYHLRAGSCVAVTGSHNPADYNGFKIVVGGETLSGAAIADLYTRISAGRLPTAEEPGRLQQRDVGDDYIQRIADDVQLDRPLKVVADAGNGVGGELAPRLLEAIGAEVVPLYCDVDGTFPNHHPDPSEPHNLEDLVQTVRRFDADLGVAFDGDADRLGVVTKEGTVIYPDRLLMLFAADVLQRNPGALVIYDVKCTGKLSDYVLRNGGSPLVWKTGHSLIKAKMRETDAELAGEMSGHFFFKERWYGFDDGLYAAARLLEILAQREESPSEVLAELPDSVASPEIKLPVDGQDAHALVAELVAQAQQEGSPFAGARLLTIDGLRADFPDGWGLVRASNTTPVLVLRFEADNAAALERIKALFRAQLQAVLPGLAPTF